One Mesoplodon densirostris isolate mMesDen1 chromosome X, mMesDen1 primary haplotype, whole genome shotgun sequence genomic region harbors:
- the LOC132482353 gene encoding LOW QUALITY PROTEIN: translocation protein SEC63 homolog (The sequence of the model RefSeq protein was modified relative to this genomic sequence to represent the inferred CDS: inserted 1 base in 1 codon; deleted 1 base in 1 codon; substituted 1 base at 1 genomic stop codon), with protein MAGQQFQYDDSGNTFFYFLTSFVGLIMIPATYYLWPQDQNAEQNRLKNIKKVYGRCMWYRLWLLKPQPNIIPTVKKIVLLAGWPLLLFLTYKVSKTDRENQEYNPYEVLNLDPGATVAEIKKQYRLLSLKYHPDKGGDEVMFMRIAKAYAALTDEESRKNWEEFGNPDGPQATSFGIALPAWIVDQKNSILVLLVYGLAFMVILPVVVGSWWYRSIRYSGDQILIRTTQIYTYFVYKTRNTDMKRLIMVLAGASEFDPQYNKDATSRPTDNILIPQLIREIGSINLKKNEPPLTCPYSLKARVLLLSHLARMKIPETLEEDQQFMLKKCPALLQEMVNVICQLIIMARSREEREFRAPTLASLENCMKLSQMAVQGLQQFKSPLLQLPHIEEDNLRRVSNHKKYKIKTIQDLVSLKESDRHNLLHFLEDENYEEVMAVLGSFPFVTMDIKSQVLDDEDSNNITVGSLVTVLVKLTRQTMAEVFEKEQSICAAEEQPAEDGQGDTNKNRTKGGWQQKSKGPKKTAKSKKKKPLKKNPTPVPLSQPKQQKQKQANGVVGSEAAVKEDEEEFSDKGSDSEEEETNRDSQSEKDDGSDRDSDREQDEKQNKDDEAEWQELQQSIQRKERALLETKSKITHPVYSLYFPEEKQEWWWLYIADRKEQTLISMPYHVCTLKDMEXELKFPAPGKPGNYQYTVFLRSDSYMGLDQIKPLKLEVHXAKPVPENHPQWDTAIEGDEDQEDSEGFEDSFEEEEEEEEDDD; from the exons ATGGCGGGGCAGCAGTTCCAGTACGATGACAGCGGGAACACCttcttttacttcctcacctccttcgTGGGGCTCATCATGATCCCGGCCACATACTACCTCTGGCCCCAAGATCAGAATGCCGAACAAAATCGATTAAAGAATATCAAAAAAGTATATGGAAGATGTATGTGGTATCGTTTATGGTTATTAAAACCTCAGCCAAATATTATTCCTACAGTAAAGAAAATAGTTCTGCTTGCAGGATGGCCATTGTTATTATTCCTTACATACAAAGTTTCCAAAACAGACCGAGAAAATCAAGAATACAATCCTTATGAAGTATTAAATTTGGATCCCGGGGCAACAGTAGCAGAAATTAAGAAACAGTATCGTTTGCTGTCACTTAAGTATCATCCAGATAAAGGAGGTGATGAAGTTATGTTCATGAGGATAGCAAAAGCTTATGCAGCTTTAACTGATGAAGAGTCCCGGAAAAATTGGGAAGAGTTTGGAAATCCAGATGGGCCTCAAGCCACAAGCTTTGGAATTGCCCTGCCAGCTTGGATAGTTGACCAGAAAAATTCAATTTTGGTTTTACTTGTCTATGGATTGGCATTCATGGTTATCCTTCCAGTTGTTGTGGGCTCTTGGTGGTATCGCTCAATACGCTATAGTGGAGACCAGATTCTAATACGCACAACACAGATTTATACATACTTTGTTTATAAAACCCGAAATACGGATATGAAACGTCTTATCATGGTCTTGGCTGGAGCCTCTGAATTTGATCCTCAGTATAACAAGGATGCCACAAGCAGACCAACAGATAATATTCTAATACCTCAGCTAATCAGAGAAATTGGCAGCATCAATTTAAAGAAGAATGAGCCGCCACTTACCTGCCCATATAGCCTGAAGGCCAGAGTTCTTTTACTGTCTCATCTTGCTAGAATGAAAATTCCTGAGACCCTTGAAGAAGATCAGCAATTTATGCTGAAAAAATGCCCTGCCCTACTTCAAGAAATGGTTAATGTAATCTGCCAACTAATAATAATGGCCCGGAGCCGTGAAGAAAGGGAGTTTCGTGCTCCAACTTTGGCATCCCTGGAAAACTGCATGAAGCTTTCCCAGATGGCTGTGCAAGGCCTTCAGCAGTTTAAGTCTCCCCTTCTGCAGCTCCCTCACATTGAAGAAGACAATCTTAGAAGGGTTTCTAATCATAAAAAGTACAAAATTAAGACTATCCAGGATTTGGTGAGTTTAAAAGAATCAGATCGTCACAATCTATTGCACttccttgaagatgaaaattATGAAGAGGTTATGGCTGTCCTTGGGAGTTTCCCATTTGTGACCATGGACATAAAATCACAGGTATTGGATGATGAAGATAGCAACAACATCACAGTAGGATCCTTAGTTACAGTGTTGGTTAAATTGACAAGGCAAACAATGGCAGAAGTATTTGAAAAGGAGCAGTCCATCTGTGCTGCAGAGGAACAGCCAGCAGAAGATGGGCAGGGTGATACTAACAAGAACAGAACAAAAGGAGGATGGCAACAGAAGAGTAAAGGACCCAAGAAAACTgctaagtca aaaaaaaagaaacctttaaaaaaaaaccctacacctGTGCCCTTATCACAACCAAAGCAACAGAAACAAAAGCAGGCTAATGGAGTCGTTGGGAGTGAAGCTGCAGTaaaggaagatgaagaagaaTTTTCTGACAAAGGCAGTGACTCTGAGGAAGAAGAAACCAATAGAGACTCTCAAAGTGAAAAAGATGATGGTAGTGACAGAGACTCTGATAGAGAgcaagatgaaaaacaaaacaaggatgatGAAGCAGAGTGGCAAGAATTACAACAAAGTATACAGCGAAAGGAGCGAGCTCTACTGGAGAccaaatcaaagataacacaTCCTGTTTATAGTCTTTACTTTCCTGAGGAAAAACAAGAATGGTGGTGGCTTTATATCGCAGATAGGAAGGAACAGACATTAATATCTATGCCATATCATGTGTGCACACTAAAAGATATGG GAGAACTGAAGTTTCCTGCACCAGGAAAGCCTGGAAATTATCAATATACAGTGTTTCTAAGATCAGACTCCTATATGGGTTTGGATCAGATTAAACCATTGAAGTTGGAAGTTCATTAGGCTAAGCCTGTGCCAGAAAATCACCCACAGTGGGATACAGCAATAGAGGGGGATGAAGACCAGGAGGACAGCGAGGGCTTTGAAGATAGctttgaggaagaggaagaagaggaggaagatgatgACTAA